One genomic window of Malaciobacter molluscorum LMG 25693 includes the following:
- a CDS encoding HMA2 domain-containing protein, with amino-acid sequence MIKTEDIINIASYFTIIAHTPGRLRVRVNPKIKSESENISIEDIESLPKKIDGIKKIKINKIIASVTITYDANVFKPQVWEDLINKQNLEEITQIINNLAKEVM; translated from the coding sequence TTGATTAAGACAGAAGATATAATAAATATAGCGAGTTACTTTACAATTATTGCTCATACTCCAGGAAGATTAAGAGTTAGAGTAAATCCAAAGATTAAAAGTGAGAGTGAAAATATTTCTATTGAAGATATTGAAAGTTTACCTAAAAAAATAGATGGAATAAAAAAAATTAAAATAAATAAAATAATTGCATCAGTGACAATTACATATGATGCAAATGTTTTTAAACCACAGGTTTGGGAAGACTTAATAAATAAACAAAATTTAGAAGAGATAACTCAAATAATTAATAATTTAGCAAAGGAGGTGATGTAG
- a CDS encoding ferritin-like domain-containing protein, translating to MANFDENILLSQRVDLSNEQAIESQVLRIAVYDEFKAYESYSKIIEKFGAIHPFVNIKEAEAVHYSALMPLLQKYNVEVPINDWADKIEVPNTYIECCELGVASEINNIAMYDDLIANTKQPDIKDILFKLQAASYNNHLPAFRKCVLNHYNGVNQATNLNSVEEMMNKASEYQMLLEDIASGNMDQNKISELFNKLNISMISGAGFGAALVAFLNSYTQTNKE from the coding sequence GTGGCTAATTTTGATGAAAATATACTTCTTTCTCAAAGAGTTGATTTAAGTAATGAACAAGCTATTGAGTCACAAGTATTAAGAATTGCTGTATATGATGAGTTTAAAGCTTATGAATCATATAGCAAAATAATAGAAAAATTTGGTGCAATTCATCCTTTTGTAAATATAAAAGAAGCAGAAGCTGTACATTACAGTGCACTGATGCCTTTATTACAAAAGTATAACGTAGAAGTTCCTATAAATGATTGGGCGGATAAAATTGAAGTTCCAAATACATATATTGAATGTTGTGAACTTGGTGTTGCAAGTGAAATAAATAATATCGCAATGTATGATGATTTGATTGCTAATACAAAACAACCAGATATAAAAGATATATTATTTAAATTACAAGCAGCATCTTATAATAATCACCTTCCTGCATTTAGAAAGTGCGTGTTGAATCATTATAATGGCGTAAATCAAGCAACAAATTTAAATAGTGTTGAAGAGATGATGAATAAAGCGAGTGAATATCAAATGCTTTTAGAAGATATTGCTTCTGGGAATATGGATCAAAATAAGATTAGTGAGCTTTTTAATAAATTAAATATTTCTATGATTAGTGGAGCTGGTTTTGGTGCAGCATTAGTTGCTTTTTTAAATAGTTATACACAAACAAACAAGGAGTAG
- a CDS encoding FeoA family protein, with protein sequence MKLSELNKGDTGVILSLNCDSSLKNRFYSFGITKNTQVYIEEVTLTKNTIEVKINNTKVAIRLSEAAKIEVKK encoded by the coding sequence ATGAAATTAAGTGAATTAAACAAAGGAGACACTGGAGTTATATTGTCATTAAACTGCGATAGTTCTTTAAAAAATAGATTTTACTCTTTTGGTATTACAAAAAATACACAAGTTTATATTGAAGAAGTAACATTAACAAAAAATACTATTGAAGTTAAAATAAATAATACAAAAGTTGCCATAAGATTATCAGAAGCTGCAAAGATTGAGGTAAAGAAATGA